Genomic DNA from Deinococcus aerius:
ACCCCGCCCACCCGGCGGTGACGCTGGCGCGCGGCCTGCTGCTGCGGCGGCGCGGGAACCACGCGCAGGCGGCCGAGGCCCTCACCCGGGCGCTGGAGAGCCCCGGCCTGGGCGAACACGGGCGGGTGAGGGCCCTGCTGCACCTCGCCGACGCGCAGGCCTCGCTGGGGGACGAGGCGGCGAGCCTGGGGACCTTCCGCCAGGCCCTCACCGCCCTTGTCAGCGCGCGGGACCGGATGCTGTACCGCCCGGATCTCCAGGAACTCGCCAGCCTGGTGCAGCGGGCGCGGCTGGACCCCGACCTGGCGCCGGAGGTGCAGCTCGTGCTCGAAAAGCTCGCCTTCCCGGGGACGGGCGGCGGCGAGGCGGCCCCCGCGCCGCTGTACCTGCGCGTCCACACCCTGGGCCGGGCGGAGGTCGAGCGCGCGGGCGAGCGGGTGCCCTTCAGCCTGGAGGGCAGCGTGCTCACGCTCGCCTACCTCGCGCTGCACCCCGGGCAGACCCGGCGCGAGCTGGAGGCCGCCATCTACCCCGACCGCGACCCCAAGACCGCCGGGGACTACTTCCGGGCGGTGTTCCGCGAGCTGCGCGTGCGCCTGGGCCCCGGGGTGCTGCACATGGAGGGCAACGCCAAGCAGCCCCGCTACCGCCTGGGGCCGGAGGTTCACGTGGAACTCGACGTGACCGAGCTGCGCTCCGCCCTGGAGGCGGGTGACCTGGCCCGGGCGCTCGCCCTGTACCGTGGTCCCTTCCTGCCCGGGCTGCGAATGGAAAGCGAGTGGGCCGACGACCTGCGCGAGGAGCTGCGCGTACTCCTCACCCTGGAACTCAAGGGCCGCCTGGGCCGCGCCCGCGAGGAGGGCGACCTGCGCCGGGCGCTCCTCCTCGCCAACGAGCTGCTGCGCATCGACCCCTACGACGTGGGCGTGCTGGAGGTCCGGGTGGAGATCGCCCGCCAGGTCGCCACCCCCCAGGAACTCGCCCGCTATGTGGTGGAACTCCACCGGATGCGGTCCTGAGCGTCCTCCCGTGCCCGACCGCCCCTTCCTGAACGACCCGGGCCCCGGGGGTGAGCCCCCGGCAGGCGCCGTTCCAGACGCCCTCTTCGACCTCGCCGTGAACCGGGCCGACGCGGCGTTGCGTGGCCTGCGCCCCGCCGATCCGGCCCGCGCCCTTTCGCAGTGGCATGCCCGCACGCGCTTTGCCCGCCGGGTGTCACTGATGGCGGTCAGTGCGGCGTTGCGCCAAAAGCCTCAGGAGGGCGGCGAGTGGCACTGGGCGGGTGGGCCGGGGGGTGGCTGGGTGCGGGGGAAGGCCCCGTTTCCGTAGGGGGGAGGCTGCGTCCCCTCCCTACAACCCACGTCCCACAACTTCCGCCGCCACCCGCACCGCCCGGGTGATCTCATCCTGCGGCAGGTAGGGGATGGGGGCGCGGTCCTCCGGCACGGCGAGGGCGACGGCGGCGTTGGCGGGCACATGCAGGAAGCCGCAGGGGACGTGGGCCCGGCCTGCCCGGGTCAGAAAGTCGAGGGCGTGGTACAGCACGAAGTTGCAGACGTACAGCCCCGCCGTGTTGCTGATGCCGCCGGGAATCTCCGCCTCCCGCCAGGTGTCCACGATGGCGCGCAGGGGCAGGGTACTGAGGTAAGCGGCGGGCGCCGAGGGGTCCGGGTGTGCGGGGTGGTCCCGGTACGTCTGCCCGGCGTTGTCGGGAATCACGAAATCCATCACGTTGACCGCCACCCGTTCGAGCGTCACGTGGGGGCGCCCCGCCGCGAGGCCGGTGAGAAGGACGGTATCCGGCAGATGACGGTCCAGCAGGCCGCGCAAGGTATCCGCCGCCGCGTGCGGCTCGACGGGCAGCAGGGCCGACCGGACACGCAACCCACCGACCTCCAGCCCATCCAACGCCCCCGCCGCCTGCGCGCTCGGGTTGGTGGGATGGGTGTGAAAGGGCTCGAAGCCGGTCAGGAGGAGCGTGGGCATGGGGTGGAGGATACGCCGCAAAGCTGCCTCTCCCGCAGTTTGGCCCACCGGGCGCGGGTATCCTCCTCACGTGCCGGAACTGCCCGAGGTCGAGACCACGCGCCGCAAGATCGAGCCGCTGCTCGCGGGGCGCACCATCCTGAGCCTGACGCACGACGGCTCCCCCCGCTACCGCGACACGCACCTCGCCCACGGGCGCCGGGTCAGCGGCCTCTCGCGCCGGGGCAAGTACCTGATGCTGCACCTCGCGGCGGCAGAGGCGGCCGAGGGGGACCCCCACGACCTCGAACTCATCGTCCACCTGGGGATGACGGGCGGCTTCCGGCTGGAGGAGGGGCCGCACACCCGCGTGACCCTGACGACCGACGCGGGCCAGCTCTACTTCAACGACCCCCGGCGCTTCGGCAAGATGGCGGTCGTGCCCGCCGGGGAGTACGGGGGAATGCCCACCCTGCTCGGCATGGGTCCAGAACCCCTCTCCGATGAGTTCCGGGAGGAGGAATTCGCCCGCCTCGCCGCCCAGGCCGGGGCCGTCAAACCCTGGCTGCTCTCGCAAAAGCCGGTCAGCGGCGTGGGCAACATCTATGCCGACGAGAGCCTGTGGCGGGCGCGCATTCACCCCGCGCAGACGCGCCTGGCCCGCGAGGAGGCGGGCCGTCTCTACCACGCGATCCGCGAGGTGATGCACGAGGCGGTCGAGGCGGGCGGCAGTTCCCTCGGCGACGGAATGGGAAATTACCGCCAGCACGACGGCGAGGCTGGGGCGTTTCAGGGTCGCCACGCGGTCTACGGCCAGACCGGGAAGCCCTGCCCCCGCTGCGGCACGCCCATCAAAAAGATCGTGTTGGGACAGCGGGGAACGCATTTCTGCCCCGAGTGCCAGCCGTTGCGGGAAGGGGAGACGAGCGGGGATGTTCAGAGGTGACGCCACGGCGATGAGCCTGGGAAGGTTGCCATGCCGAGCGCGGTGAAGCATCCTGGCCGCAGCGGCGGAGGCGCGTCGCTCGCGCTCAGGGTGACAACTTCTCCCTGTTCAAGTGCTCCTCCGGCAAAAGAGAGGGTCCCAGGATGTTCTCCCGGGACCCCGTTTTGCTCTACCGCTCAGTCGATGCTGACCCGCCAGCGCCACTCGGAGGCACGCTTCATCACGTGGGCGAGGCCGCCGGTGATGGCGAGCTTTTGGTTCCACGGGAGCTTCATCCAGCCGACCGCCATCAGGCCGCCCAGGCTGACGAACTCGCCCAGGGTGGTGGGCTCGTAGGGCTGAAGCTCCTCGCCCTTCGCCAGCCGGATCAGGTTCTTGCCCGTCAGGCGGCCCTGCTGTCCGGCGTGCTGGGCGGTGGTGGGCACCGGCTTGCCGTCCTGGTTCAGCGCCAGGCCCATGTCGCCGATCACGAACACGTCGGGGTAGTTCTTGGCGCGCAGGAACTCGTCCACGGCGATGCGCCCGCCGGGGCCCTTCTCCAGCCGCTCGCCCCTCACGATGTCGCGCGCCTGGATGCCGCCCGTCCAGATGATCTTGCCCGCCGGGATGACCTTCTGCTCGCCGCCTTGCGTCTGCACGGTCACGCTGTCGGCGGTCGCGCTCATCAGGCGGTGGCCGACGAGGATGTGGATGCCGTACTCGCGCAGCGTGTTCTCGGCCTTCTGCCGCAGCGCGTCGTCGAGGACGGGCAGGATCTTGGGTCCCGCCTCCACGAGGTAGATCTGGAAGGGGGGCAGCCCGCGCTCGCGGCTCAACACTTCCGCCCGCTGCGCGAGTTCGGTCACGAGTTCCACACCCGTCAGGCCCGCGCCGCCCACCACGATGTCGCGGTTGCCCGCATAGTCGCTGCTGTAGGCGCGGTTGACGAAGTTGAAGATCTCGTCGGCGTCGCTGAGCTGCTTGAGTTCGGCGGCGTTCTCGGCCAGACCGGGAATGCGGTAGAAGTTGGTGACGGAGCCCAGGCCCACGACCAGCGTGTCGTAGGTGAGGACCCGGCCGTCCTTGAGGGTGACTTCCTTCGCGTCCACATCAACGTTCTCGACCTGCGCCTGCTCCAGGTGAACGCCCGTGCCGCGCAGCAGCGGCGCCAGGGGCAGGGTCACCGGGGTGTTGTGCGCGGCGGCCTCGTGCAGGCGGGTTTCGAAGGTGTGATAGGCGTTCTGCTCGACGAGCAGGGCCTCCAGACCGGGGGTGGGCTTCATTTTGGTGGCCGCCGCGAGTCCCGCGTAGCCAGCGCCGAGGATGAGGGTCTTCATGCAAGCACTCCTGTGAACGAATTCACGAGTAGGACCCGGGGCAGAGGTCGCCCCAAGACCCGCCGGGGGTCCTCCCCCAGTCGTGACAACAGTGTACAGCTTACACCAAAGCGGTCTGTCACCCTCCACACCCCCAGTGCCCCGCGCCCGGCCTCCCCGGAGCTTAGCCCAGCCCGCATTCCGGGGGGCCCGATTCGTGCTTGAATAGGAGA
This window encodes:
- a CDS encoding NAD(P)/FAD-dependent oxidoreductase, which encodes MKTLILGAGYAGLAAATKMKPTPGLEALLVEQNAYHTFETRLHEAAAHNTPVTLPLAPLLRGTGVHLEQAQVENVDVDAKEVTLKDGRVLTYDTLVVGLGSVTNFYRIPGLAENAAELKQLSDADEIFNFVNRAYSSDYAGNRDIVVGGAGLTGVELVTELAQRAEVLSRERGLPPFQIYLVEAGPKILPVLDDALRQKAENTLREYGIHILVGHRLMSATADSVTVQTQGGEQKVIPAGKIIWTGGIQARDIVRGERLEKGPGGRIAVDEFLRAKNYPDVFVIGDMGLALNQDGKPVPTTAQHAGQQGRLTGKNLIRLAKGEELQPYEPTTLGEFVSLGGLMAVGWMKLPWNQKLAITGGLAHVMKRASEWRWRVSID
- a CDS encoding tetratricopeptide repeat protein; this translates as MTLDMERITELRAHFDAGRYEAVITRLSGTPPTMPEEWRLLGMAYLWSGRFPEAELPLLRASELGDLEARVEYGNLLRLQGRFAEAIRHFETIAPGLSGELALRALRWWGTAEFQAGRVEEGLERCERAWRGYLAAGTDEQIGRVTQTVAQMHVKVGDLVRARHLYREALRLLPVGRTPIGRLSALIGLANVQVLTGDFAGARATLAQGWEALGDTDALTPRAYLLTVEAELHHLTGDRAAHLRTLQDLRAIVETTHDFELLTWTATRLADLYSRQGEHARALETLHDLAPDPAHPAVTLARGLLLRRRGNHAQAAEALTRALESPGLGEHGRVRALLHLADAQASLGDEAASLGTFRQALTALVSARDRMLYRPDLQELASLVQRARLDPDLAPEVQLVLEKLAFPGTGGGEAAPAPLYLRVHTLGRAEVERAGERVPFSLEGSVLTLAYLALHPGQTRRELEAAIYPDRDPKTAGDYFRAVFRELRVRLGPGVLHMEGNAKQPRYRLGPEVHVELDVTELRSALEAGDLARALALYRGPFLPGLRMESEWADDLREELRVLLTLELKGRLGRAREEGDLRRALLLANELLRIDPYDVGVLEVRVEIARQVATPQELARYVVELHRMRS
- a CDS encoding pyroglutamyl-peptidase I, whose amino-acid sequence is MPTLLLTGFEPFHTHPTNPSAQAAGALDGLEVGGLRVRSALLPVEPHAAADTLRGLLDRHLPDTVLLTGLAAGRPHVTLERVAVNVMDFVIPDNAGQTYRDHPAHPDPSAPAAYLSTLPLRAIVDTWREAEIPGGISNTAGLYVCNFVLYHALDFLTRAGRAHVPCGFLHVPANAAVALAVPEDRAPIPYLPQDEITRAVRVAAEVVGRGL
- a CDS encoding DNA-formamidopyrimidine glycosylase, whose product is MPELPEVETTRRKIEPLLAGRTILSLTHDGSPRYRDTHLAHGRRVSGLSRRGKYLMLHLAAAEAAEGDPHDLELIVHLGMTGGFRLEEGPHTRVTLTTDAGQLYFNDPRRFGKMAVVPAGEYGGMPTLLGMGPEPLSDEFREEEFARLAAQAGAVKPWLLSQKPVSGVGNIYADESLWRARIHPAQTRLAREEAGRLYHAIREVMHEAVEAGGSSLGDGMGNYRQHDGEAGAFQGRHAVYGQTGKPCPRCGTPIKKIVLGQRGTHFCPECQPLREGETSGDVQR